The DNA window TGATGAACTTGGCGGAGCCGTCGGGCTCGTCGCCGCCGGAGAAGCCGCCGGGCAGCATGATGATCTGGCTGTTGTTGATGAGCCGCACCAGCTCGGCCGTGCTCTCGGCCACCTTGTCGGGCGTGAGGTTGTTGATGACGAAGGTGTCCACCACGGCCCCGGCCTGCTCGAACGCGCGGGCGCTGTCGTACTCGCAGTTGTTGCCGGGGAACACGGGGATCACCACGCGCGGGCGCGCGATGGTTCCGTTGTAGGTGAGGGGCGTGGCGCTGTCGAAGGAGAGCTGCTCCACCGGAGAGGTTGCCGGCTGGCGCCGCACGGGATCCTTCGACTCCGCGCCTTGCGGCGCTCCGCTCAGGATGACATCGGGCGCTTCGCTCCGCTCAGGATGACAATCTTTACTGCGGTACGGGAAGACGGGCTCGAGCTGGGACTCCCAGGCTTCTTGCAGGTCGGCGAGGGGGATCGTCTCGCCGCAGGCGGCGAACTCGTAGGCTTCCGTCGTCTCGCCCAGCACTTCCACGTGCAGGGCGTCGGTGCCGGCGGGCACCTGGGCGTCGTCGGCCAGCTCCACGAGGAAGCTGCCGTAGGCGGGGGCGAAGAGGTCGTCGGCTGACGCCGCACGGGATCCTTCGACTCGCTTCGCTCGCTCAGGATGACAGATGGCGACGCCGATGCCGTTGCCTACGCACATCTTGAACAGAGCCTCGGCGGTGCCGCCGTAGCCGGGGGTGGACACGGCGAGCGCCGCGCCCTCGCCGATGAGGCGCTCCACCAGCGCGATGGCCTCCAAAAGTCCCGCCGCCTCAGGCACGACGCCCTCGTAGGCCGCGGGCGCGATGCGCACGACGCGGTGGCCCGTGCCCTTGAACTCGGGCGACGTCACGCGGTCGATGCTCCCCACGGCCGTCGCAAAACTCACGAGCGTCGGCGGCACGTCCAGCTGCTCGAAGCTGCCGGACATGGAGTCCTTGCCGCCGATGGCCCCCACGCCCAAATCCACCTGGGCCATCAGCGCGCCCAGCACAGCCGCGGCGGGCTTGCCCCAGCGCTCGGGCTCGTCGCGCAGCTTCTCGAAATACTCCTGGAACGTGAGGTACATGTCCTCGCGCGCAAAACCGGCCGCGGCCAGCTTCGCCACGCTCTCCACCACGGCGATATACGAACCCACGAACGGGTTCGCCGCCGTGAGGTAGGGGTTGAAGCCCCAGGCCATGCCGCTCACGGTGGTGGTCTCGCCGAACACGGGCAGCTTCGCCACCATGGCCATGGCCGGCGTCAGCTGGCGCGAACCGCCGAACGGCATGAGCGCCGTGGCCGCGCCGATGGTGGAGTCGAAGCGCTCCGACAGGCCCTTGTTCGAGCACACGTTCAGATCGCGCACGAGCGCGCCCAGGCGCTCGGCCAGCGTCTCGCCCTCCCAGGCGCGCTCATAGGCGCCGCCCGGCACCACGCGCACCGCCTGGTGCTTCGCCGCGCCGTTGCTGTTCAGGAAGTCGCGGCTCACGTCCACGATGGTCGACCCGTTCCACACCATGCGCACGCGCGCCTCTTCGGTGACCTCGGCGATGGGCGTGGCCTCGAGGTTCTCCTCGTGCGCGAGCGCGATGAACGCGTCCACGTCCTCGGGCGCCAGCGCCACGGCCATGCGCTCCTGGCTCTCGGCGATGGCGAGCTCCGTGCCATCGAGGCCCTCGTACTTCTTGGGAACCTTGTTCAGGTCGATGAACAGGCCGTCCGCCAGCTCGCCCACGGCCACGGACACGCCGCCAGCGCCGAAGTCGTTGCAGCGCTTGATCATGCGGCACGCGTCGCCGCGGCGGAACAGGCGCTGTATCTTGCGCTCCACGGGCGCGTTGCCCTTCTGCACCTCGGCGCCGCACGTCTCGAGCGACTCCAGCTTGTGCGCCTTCGACGATCCCGTGGCGCCGCCAATGCCGTCGCGGCCCGTGCGCCCGCCCAGAAGCACGATCACGTCGCCCGGCGCCGGCGTCTCGCGCCGCACGTGGTCGGCCGGCGTCGCGCCCACCACCGCGCCGATCTCCATGCGCTTGGCGGCGTAGCCGGGATGGTACAGCTCGTTCACCTGGCCGGTTGCGAGTCCTATCTGGTTGCCGTACGAGGAATAGCCCGCCGCCGCCGTGGTCACCAGCTTGCGCTGCGGCAGCTTGCCGGGCAGCGTCTCGCTCACGGGCACGAGCGGGTCGGCCGCGCCGGTCAGGCGCATGGCCTGGTACACGTAGCTGCGACCGCTCAAGGGGTCGCGGATGGCGCCGCCCACGCAGGTGGCCGCGCCGCCGAACGGCTCTATCTCGGTGGGATGGTTATGCGTCTCGTTCTTGAACAGGTACAGCCAGTCCTGCTCCTCGCCGTCCACGTCCACCTTGCACCTAACGGTGCAGGCGTTGATCTCCTCGGACTCGTCGAGCCCGGTGAGGATGCCCTTCGCCTTCAGCCAGCGCGCGCCGATGGTGCCCATGTCCATGAGGCACACCGGCTTCTCGTCGCGGCCCAGCTCGTGGCGCATGGCCAGGTACTTCTCGAAGGCGGCCCGCACGGCTTCGTCCTCCACCACGACGTCGTCCAGCACGGTGCCGAACGTGGTGTGGCGGCAGTGGTCGGACCAGTAGGTGTCGATCATCTTGATCTCGGTGATGGTGGGGTTGCGCCCCTCCTCCGCGAAGTACTGCTGGCAGAACGCCAGGTCGGCCTCGTCCATGGCGAGCCCGCGCGCGTCGATGAATGCCGCCAAGCCGGCTTCGTCCAGCTCCAGGAAGCCCTCGATCGTCTCCACCATGGGCGGCACGGGCTGCTCCATATGCAGCGTCTCGCGCTCCTCCAAGGAAGCCTCGCGCGCCTCGATGGGGTTGATCACATAGTGCTTGATGGCGGCCACGTCATCGCTGGTCAGCGGGCCCTCCAGCAGGTACACCTTCGCGCTGCGCACCTCGGGGCGCTCGCCCTGGCTGATCAGCTGGATGCATTCGCTGGCCGAGTCGGCGCGCTGGTCGAACTGCCCGGGCAGGTACTCCACCGCGAACACGGCCGCGCCGTCAGCCACCGGCATCTTCAAAGACGCAACGTCGGACTGCGGCTCGCTGAACACCGTGGGCACGCACTGCGCGAAAAGCTCCTCGGAGATGCCCTCCACATCGTAGCGGTTCACCAGGCGCAGGCCCTCCAACCGCTCGATGCCCAGGATGTCGCGCAGCTCGTGGGCCAGCTGCTGGGCCTCCACGTCGAAGCCGGGCTTCTTCTCCACATACACGCGAGAAACCATGGTCCCCACCTTACTTCTTCGAGTCCTGCGATTCCGCCTGCTTCTCGGCCTCGGCCGCCTTGGCCTTCTCCGCCTTCCCCAGACGGAACCCGCTGCCGAACAGGCCCTTCTTGGGCTTCTCCTCCTCGAGGGACTTGGCCTCCTCGTACTTCTCGGCGGCCTCCTGCTTCTGGGCGCGCTGGGCGGCCTTCTGCTGCTTCTCGATCGCGCGCATCTCCTTGGACTTGTGCGCCATCATCTCCTCCTGGTACGCGCGGCGCACCTTGCGGATCTTGGAGAAGTCCACGTACAGCGCGCCGATGATGCACGCGTACGCCAGGCCGAGCGCGATGTACGTGCCCACCTCGGGCAGGAACGAACGGCCCACCCACGACAGCGCCGTCAGCACGATGGCCGCGATGAGCAGCGCCCACCACAGCTTGCGCAAGCGCTTGTACTCCGCCGTGGGCGGGTTGTAATACTGCCGATCGATCTCGGACTGCTTGGCGCGCTGGGCCTTCTTCTCGGCCTTCTTCTGCTGCTTGGTCTTGGTGGTGGGCTGCATGCGCACCGAGGAGGCCGCCTTCGACTTGGGCTTCATGGTGGCGGCGCTCTTGCGCGTCTGGCCGCGATGCTCGTCGGTCTGGTAGCGGTCGTTCATGGGATTGCGTTGGGACATGGGTTTGCTACTCCTTTACGCGGCATGGTCGTGCCGAAACCGTAGGGCAAGGGCTCTGCCCTTGCCGTCAACATGCGGCGTTGTCCCAGGTTCGCGGCAAGGGCAGAGCCCTTGCCCTACGCAACCTGCGACAACGCCGCCAGATGCTCTAGTACGCGAACTTCCTGCCGGTGATCTTCTCGTAGGCCTGGATGTACTTCTCGCTCGTGCGGTCGATGACGTCCTGGGGCAGGCGGGGCGGATTGCCCTGACGGTCCCAGTTGGCGGTGAGCCAGTCGCGCACGAACTGCTTGTCGAAGCTGGGCTGGTCGGTGCCTTCGGCGTACTCGTCGCCGGGCCAGAAGCGCGAGGAGTCGGGCGTGAGCACCTCGTCGGCCAGGATGATGCGGCCGTCTAGGCGCCCGAACTCGAACTTCGTGTCGGCGATGATCACGCCGCGCTCGGCCGCATGGTCGCGCGCGGTAGTGTACACCTTGAGCGCCAGGTCGCGCAGCTGCGAGGCGTCGTCCTCGCCGATGATCTCCACAAGGCGCTCGAAGCTGATGTTCTCGTCGTGGTCGCCGATCTCGGCCTTCGTCGACGGCGTGAAGATGGGCTCGGGCAGCTTCGAGGAGTTCACCAGGCCCGCGGGCAGCTCGATGCCGCACACCGTGCCCTGCTTCTGATACTCCTTGAGTCCGCTGCCGGCAAGGTAGCCGCGCACGATGCACTCGGCGGGGAACATGTCGGCCTTCTTCACCAGCATGAAGCGCCCGCGCAGGTAGTCGGCGTACGGCCTGAACTGCTCGGGCAGGTCGGCCACGTCGGCGCTGATCAGGTGGTTCTCCACCACGCCGTCCAGCAGCTCGAACCAGAAGCACGACAGCTGCGTGAGCACCGCGCCCTTGTGCGGGATCTCGTCCTCCAGGATGTAATCGAACGCCGAGATGCGGTCGGTCGCCACCAGCAGCAGCTTGTCCCCCAGATCGTAAAGATCGCGCACTTTACCCTGCGCATCAGGCTTGATGTCGATTCCGGTCATGCTGGTCCTTTCATCGTTCTCTCAATCGCCGCAAGGCGAGCGCGACGGTCGGCGCGCCCCTTCTCTGTCGGCGCTCCTTATTATCGTCTATTTCGCATCCTTGCGCGACTTCCCGCGCGATCTCTGCGTTTTCGTCCCCTTTTGCGGATGCTCCTCGTGGTACAGCGGGATGTGGATGGTGAAGCACGCGCCCGCGCCCTTGCGGCCTTCCACCTGCACCCAGCCGTTGTGGCGCTCGACGATTTCCTTCACCACGGCCAGGCCCACGCCCAAGCCGCCGCTCTCGCGCGTGCGTCCCGCGTCGGCGCGCCAGAAGCGCGAGAACACCATCTTCGCCTCCTCGGGCGACAGGCCGATGCCCGTGTCCTGCACCGCGATGGACGCCATGATGTCGCCGCGCTTCACGCGCACGGTGATATGGCCGCCCTCGGGCGTGTAGCGCACGGCGTTGGAGATGAGGTTGGCCGTGGCCTGGCGGATCATGTCGGCATCGCCCACCACGCGCACGCCGGGCTCCATCTGGTATTCCAGCGTGAGGCCGGAGTCGGCGACGAACGCCTCGTGCGTGGCTATAATGCCCGCGATGAGCTTGCCCACGTCCACGACCTCGGTCTTCATCGGCGTGGAGCGGTTCTCCAGCCGCGAGAGCTTCAGCAGCGAATCCACCAGGCGGCTCAAGCGCTGCACCTCGGAGTTCACCGTTTCCAGATGCTCGGGGTCGGCCTCGAACACGCCGTCCACCATGGCCTCCACGGTGGACTGGATGGCCATGAGCGGCGTGCGCAGCTCATGCGCCACATCGGTGGTGAGGCGGCGCTCCAGCTCGCGGTCGCGCTCGATGGAGTCGGCCATCTCGTCGAACGTCTCGCCGAGGCGGGCGATCTCGTCCTCGCCGTGCAGCTGGGTGCGCGCGTTGAGGTCGCCTTCCTTGATGGCCTTGGCGGTCTTGGTCATGCGGTTGATGGGCGCTACGAGGGTGCGCGCAAACAAGAAGCCGATGCACGACGCCAGAAGGATGGCGAGCACCGTGGCGAACATCATGGCCTGGTACGAATTATCGCGGAACGCCTCGTCGGTTTGGCGCAGCAGAGCCTCAGAGCCGTACACCCACATGTGGACGGACCCCACAGCAACGTTATCGGAAACGATCTTTGCGATGGCGAGCTGGTCTCGAGCGCCGGGCGGAGGAGCGAGCGAGCCTTGATCGGAGCCCAGCTTTCCCCGCCTTCCCTGCTCATCACCGACCATCGTTGAGTCGTACACGGTCGAACCGTCTTGGTTGTCGACTATCTTCACGCCCACGCCATTAAGCTTCTCGGCGTAAAGGGCGGCTGCGATAACGCCGGGATCGTCCAGCCTGCCGGTCTCCTGGTATACCTCAGCGATCTGCTCGGCTGTCGATTCAGCAAGCTTTTCCATGTTCTGCTGCGTGTACGTCTGGAAGTGCTGCTCCCACACGAACGACAGCACGCCGATGGCCACGAGGGCGGTCATGGCGGCGATGCAGGCGAACGCCACGGTCACGCGCGTGGTGTACGTGAGGTTCGCCCAGCTGAAGCGCTTGCGCGCGCGTTTCTTCCCGCTGCCCTCGCCGTCGGTCGGCAGCTTGAGCGGACCCGTCACGGCGCTTTCGGCGTCCACCGTGATGCGTTCGGCCGCCTTCGGGCTGCCCGCGTCCTCGCGCGCGCTGCCAGAGGCGGCCGCAGCCTGTTCTCTTTTGTCCCGCACGTTCGGTTACTGGGCGGCTTTCGTGGGATCCTCGAAGCGGTACCCCACGCCGTGCACGGTGTGCAGCCACTTCGGGCTGCGCGGATTGTCGCCGATCTTCGCGCGCAGGTTCTTCACGTGCGAGTCGATGGTGCGCTCGTAGCCCTCGAAGTCGTAGCCGAGCACCTTCTCCACCAGCTCCATGCGCGAGTACACGCGGCCGGGATAGCGCGACAGCGTGGTGAGCAGCTTGAACTCGCTGGCCGTGAGGTCGATCTCCTCGCCGTTCACCAGCACCTTGTGGCCCGACACGTCGATGGTGAGCTCGCCGAACTCCAGCACCTCGCGCTGCGGCTCGCTGTCGGCGTGCACGCGGCGCAGAAGCGCACGGGAGCGGGCCACCAGCTCGCGGGGGCTGAACGGCTTGACCAGGTAGTCGTCGGCACCCAGCTCCAGGCCGATGATGCGGTCCTCCACCTCGCCCTTCGCGGTGAGCATGATGATGGGCACGTCGGAGTTGTCGCGGATGGCGCGGCAGACGCGCTCGCCCGGCACGCGGGGCAGCATGAGGTCGAGGATGACCAGGTCGAAGTGGTGCTTGGAGAACTCCTCGAGAGCCTCCTGGCCGTCACCCACCGCCGTCACCCAGTAGTTCTCGCGCTCAAGATACGCCGTCACGGCGTCGCGGATGGCCTTCTCGTCTTCGACGAGCAGTATGCGTCGCGTTTCGTTGCTCATGGATCACTCCTCAAGCTCGTTGTCATCTCGGCAGCAGAACGGCCCGCGTTCCCTGCGCGGACCAGCCCCGAGCCCGCTGGTCGTGTTTGCAGTTATTGTAGCAATTCCCCTGAAGGCGGCTGGAACCTGTGCGTGAAATGACACAATAAACACCATGGTAACCCGCAGACCCACACACGCCAGCCACGTCAAGCCCACGAGCGCATCGAAACGCCGTGCGAACAGGCACAATGCCTCGAACTCCGGAGGGTCGCCGTACGCGGGCGGCAAAGGCGCGAGCGGTCGCGGCGGACATGTGGGCAACGTCTCCGGCTTCGGCGGCGCAGGCGGCCCGAGCGCCGGCGGGCGCGGCGGTGCGCCCAGCATCGGCAACGTCGCGGGTTTTGGGGGCCCGAATGCCGCCGGCGGGCGCGGGGCGCATCGGCGCTCCTCGTCAGGCGCCGCCGGCAACGGCCGGCCCTCCCCTTCGCCCCGATCCTCCGCTCCTGCCGACGACGGCGTGCGCGTTCCCACGCCGGGCGGCGGCGAGGTGCTTCTGACCAGGCGGCACTTTCTGTATGGAGCGCTCGGCGTAGGCGCTTTGGCCGCGGTCGGCGGCGGCGCCACCGTCGTGGCCCAGCAGATGGCGAAGGACGCCGACGACGAGCTCACGGTGCTCGAAGTGCCGGAGAGCGCCGTGACGGCCGTGCTCTCATCCGACCTGTTCGCCGAGGTGGACTCGGCGGAGCGCATGCAACTGACAAGCAGCTGCGAGCTGCCCTTCGGCTCGCTCGTGTGGGCGAACGACGAGTCCGTCGCGGCCTGCCTGCTGCCCACGGAGGAGGGCAAGCCCCTCACGCAGGCCGGGCTGGTGATGCTGTCGTCCGGCAGCTACGTGGTGGTGCTCGAGCAGGCGGTGGGCCTGGACGAGGGCTTCGAGATCTACGATGTGCGCGCCACGTCGTCGGGGCTCGTGTGGACCGAGGCCGACATCCTCGACGGCATATGGCGCGTCTACACCGCGCGCTGGGACGGCTCGGCCCTCGGCGCGCCCGCGCTCGTGGAGGAGGGCGACGGGGAGTGGGAGACGCCCACCCTCGCCGCCGTGGGCAACCGGGCCTTCTGGCAGGTGCTGCCGAAGGCTGACGGGGCGAAGAAGGCCGAGGATTCGCTGGTCAAACGCGCCACCATGGGGACGAACGACGTGGAGACGGTGTGGACGTCGCACGGGCGCCTGGCCTCGCCGCCCTACGGGATGCGCGACTCCGTGGTCATCACGCCGCGCACCGATACCGGCTCGATCCACTACCAGCTCACCCGGCTCGACGCCGAGTCGGGCCAGGTGCTCGACTCGCTCGTGCTGCCCGCGTCCATGCGGCCGCTCGAGGCCGGATACGGCGAGACGGGCTTCACGTTCGCGTTCGATGGCAGCTACCAGTACGGCGACGGCATCGCCAACCTGGGCACCTACCTGCCCGAGGCCGCGGTGACCAACGGCGACTACAGCGGCTCTCCCTGGCTGTGGTTCGACAGGTCGCCCTCTGCCGCGCCGGCCTGGTGCGGGTCGTTCTTCATGGTGAAATCCACGTCGGCCGTGAGCGGGGTGAATCCGGTGACGCGCGAGTGGTTCGCCATCTATCCCGA is part of the Arabiibacter massiliensis genome and encodes:
- a CDS encoding HAMP domain-containing sensor histidine kinase, yielding MRDKREQAAAASGSAREDAGSPKAAERITVDAESAVTGPLKLPTDGEGSGKKRARKRFSWANLTYTTRVTVAFACIAAMTALVAIGVLSFVWEQHFQTYTQQNMEKLAESTAEQIAEVYQETGRLDDPGVIAAALYAEKLNGVGVKIVDNQDGSTVYDSTMVGDEQGRRGKLGSDQGSLAPPPGARDQLAIAKIVSDNVAVGSVHMWVYGSEALLRQTDEAFRDNSYQAMMFATVLAILLASCIGFLFARTLVAPINRMTKTAKAIKEGDLNARTQLHGEDEIARLGETFDEMADSIERDRELERRLTTDVAHELRTPLMAIQSTVEAMVDGVFEADPEHLETVNSEVQRLSRLVDSLLKLSRLENRSTPMKTEVVDVGKLIAGIIATHEAFVADSGLTLEYQMEPGVRVVGDADMIRQATANLISNAVRYTPEGGHITVRVKRGDIMASIAVQDTGIGLSPEEAKMVFSRFWRADAGRTRESGGLGVGLAVVKEIVERHNGWVQVEGRKGAGACFTIHIPLYHEEHPQKGTKTQRSRGKSRKDAK
- a CDS encoding Tat pathway signal protein, whose protein sequence is MGNVSGFGGAGGPSAGGRGGAPSIGNVAGFGGPNAAGGRGAHRRSSSGAAGNGRPSPSPRSSAPADDGVRVPTPGGGEVLLTRRHFLYGALGVGALAAVGGGATVVAQQMAKDADDELTVLEVPESAVTAVLSSDLFAEVDSAERMQLTSSCELPFGSLVWANDESVAACLLPTEEGKPLTQAGLVMLSSGSYVVVLEQAVGLDEGFEIYDVRATSSGLVWTEADILDGIWRVYTARWDGSALGAPALVEEGDGEWETPTLAAVGNRAFWQVLPKADGAKKAEDSLVKRATMGTNDVETVWTSHGRLASPPYGMRDSVVITPRTDTGSIHYQLTRLDAESGQVLDSLVLPASMRPLEAGYGETGFTFAFDGSYQYGDGIANLGTYLPEAAVTNGDYSGSPWLWFDRSPSAAPAWCGSFFMVKSTSAVSGVNPVTREWFAIYPEDGADKEGEYLASTGTHDVLVTFTNLDDKPLDGEPRKCCLVRTWSPLA
- a CDS encoding phosphoribosylaminoimidazolesuccinocarboxamide synthase, producing the protein MTGIDIKPDAQGKVRDLYDLGDKLLLVATDRISAFDYILEDEIPHKGAVLTQLSCFWFELLDGVVENHLISADVADLPEQFRPYADYLRGRFMLVKKADMFPAECIVRGYLAGSGLKEYQKQGTVCGIELPAGLVNSSKLPEPIFTPSTKAEIGDHDENISFERLVEIIGEDDASQLRDLALKVYTTARDHAAERGVIIADTKFEFGRLDGRIILADEVLTPDSSRFWPGDEYAEGTDQPSFDKQFVRDWLTANWDRQGNPPRLPQDVIDRTSEKYIQAYEKITGRKFAY
- a CDS encoding response regulator transcription factor; protein product: MSNETRRILLVEDEKAIRDAVTAYLERENYWVTAVGDGQEALEEFSKHHFDLVILDLMLPRVPGERVCRAIRDNSDVPIIMLTAKGEVEDRIIGLELGADDYLVKPFSPRELVARSRALLRRVHADSEPQREVLEFGELTIDVSGHKVLVNGEEIDLTASEFKLLTTLSRYPGRVYSRMELVEKVLGYDFEGYERTIDSHVKNLRAKIGDNPRSPKWLHTVHGVGYRFEDPTKAAQ
- a CDS encoding phosphoribosylformylglycinamidine synthase, with the translated sequence MVSRVYVEKKPGFDVEAQQLAHELRDILGIERLEGLRLVNRYDVEGISEELFAQCVPTVFSEPQSDVASLKMPVADGAAVFAVEYLPGQFDQRADSASECIQLISQGERPEVRSAKVYLLEGPLTSDDVAAIKHYVINPIEAREASLEERETLHMEQPVPPMVETIEGFLELDEAGLAAFIDARGLAMDEADLAFCQQYFAEEGRNPTITEIKMIDTYWSDHCRHTTFGTVLDDVVVEDEAVRAAFEKYLAMRHELGRDEKPVCLMDMGTIGARWLKAKGILTGLDESEEINACTVRCKVDVDGEEQDWLYLFKNETHNHPTEIEPFGGAATCVGGAIRDPLSGRSYVYQAMRLTGAADPLVPVSETLPGKLPQRKLVTTAAAGYSSYGNQIGLATGQVNELYHPGYAAKRMEIGAVVGATPADHVRRETPAPGDVIVLLGGRTGRDGIGGATGSSKAHKLESLETCGAEVQKGNAPVERKIQRLFRRGDACRMIKRCNDFGAGGVSVAVGELADGLFIDLNKVPKKYEGLDGTELAIAESQERMAVALAPEDVDAFIALAHEENLEATPIAEVTEEARVRMVWNGSTIVDVSRDFLNSNGAAKHQAVRVVPGGAYERAWEGETLAERLGALVRDLNVCSNKGLSERFDSTIGAATALMPFGGSRQLTPAMAMVAKLPVFGETTTVSGMAWGFNPYLTAANPFVGSYIAVVESVAKLAAAGFAREDMYLTFQEYFEKLRDEPERWGKPAAAVLGALMAQVDLGVGAIGGKDSMSGSFEQLDVPPTLVSFATAVGSIDRVTSPEFKGTGHRVVRIAPAAYEGVVPEAAGLLEAIALVERLIGEGAALAVSTPGYGGTAEALFKMCVGNGIGVAICHPERAKRVEGSRAASADDLFAPAYGSFLVELADDAQVPAGTDALHVEVLGETTEAYEFAACGETIPLADLQEAWESQLEPVFPYRSKDCHPERSEAPDVILSGAPQGAESKDPVRRQPATSPVEQLSFDSATPLTYNGTIARPRVVIPVFPGNNCEYDSARAFEQAGAVVDTFVINNLTPDKVAESTAELVRLINNSQIIMLPGGFSGGDEPDGSAKFITAFFRAPAVTEAVRDLLQNRDGLMLGICNGFQALVKLGLVPFGDIRPMDEDCPTLTFNNIGRHQSRLVRTRVASNLSPWLSRCEVGDVHTVPISHGEGRFVASNQLLAQMRDAGQIATQYVDASGVPSMDLDVNPNGSAWAIEGITSPDGRVLGKMGHSERRGAGLYQNVPGDLFQPLFEGGVGYFTD